A DNA window from Streptococcus parapneumoniae contains the following coding sequences:
- a CDS encoding FtsK/SpoIIIE domain-containing protein, producing the protein MRMLNQTIRVKSKYPYFIRPRNITIARLSIQVFLFLLLVSSWLAAIPFIARLVFSMFFISLLFLVERFFRSNFMANLRDKLNIREALFYMLISLNLYDEIDNEVVDTAVLYFDVEDNKVIVCVPLFGNRYLKTLKNLEEYLCPTLGLELLSKKEEIDKTIYVLGHVVQIEQYVFNSNTLNREFFEDIPNPIIKLSNTQQFSLKSNTNIGIYGRTGTGKTIALQWYLFNALAKGCGTNDNTYLGIADGKAADLFAIGKLLQEDLGEQIAVGSSPQMLAKLSREFVEIMNERFEIIKQNSSLNADAYDLGMTPNFLFVDELASIRDSCGSSKQGKELWNEILQNLGLIARKGRQAGCHLVLSTQDPNAENIPVELRNQISAVLYLGGPGADRLKMAFSMCELENVPTVSDRKGEALFYADGLNSVEPVLTIVPFVDVKTKREFLQVVRNILPVH; encoded by the coding sequence ATGAGAATGTTAAATCAAACAATCCGTGTGAAGAGTAAATACCCTTACTTTATTCGTCCTCGAAATATTACTATTGCTAGACTGTCTATCCAAGTTTTTCTTTTTTTACTATTGGTATCTTCATGGCTTGCTGCAATCCCATTTATTGCACGTCTAGTCTTTTCCATGTTTTTTATAAGTCTTCTTTTTTTAGTAGAGAGGTTCTTTCGTTCTAATTTTATGGCAAATTTAAGAGATAAACTCAATATCAGAGAAGCATTGTTTTATATGCTAATTAGTTTAAATTTGTATGATGAAATAGATAATGAAGTAGTAGATACAGCAGTTCTATATTTTGACGTTGAGGATAATAAAGTTATTGTCTGTGTCCCACTATTTGGGAATCGTTATCTGAAAACCTTGAAAAATTTAGAGGAATATCTATGCCCTACGTTGGGCTTGGAATTGCTGTCTAAAAAAGAAGAAATAGACAAAACAATATATGTGTTAGGTCACGTAGTTCAAATTGAGCAATACGTCTTCAATAGTAATACATTAAACAGAGAATTTTTTGAAGATATTCCTAATCCGATAATTAAATTATCTAACACCCAGCAATTCAGCTTGAAATCAAACACCAACATAGGTATATATGGACGAACTGGAACAGGCAAAACAATAGCCTTACAATGGTACTTATTTAATGCACTAGCTAAAGGTTGTGGCACTAATGATAATACTTACCTAGGAATAGCGGACGGTAAGGCAGCGGATTTATTTGCAATTGGAAAACTTCTCCAAGAAGACTTAGGGGAGCAAATAGCAGTCGGCTCTTCACCTCAAATGTTAGCAAAATTATCAAGAGAATTTGTTGAGATTATGAATGAACGTTTTGAAATTATCAAACAGAATAGTTCATTAAATGCTGATGCTTATGATTTAGGGATGACACCAAATTTTCTATTTGTAGATGAACTTGCTTCCATCCGCGATAGCTGTGGTTCTAGCAAACAGGGGAAAGAACTTTGGAATGAGATTCTACAAAATTTAGGATTGATTGCCCGTAAAGGAAGGCAGGCTGGTTGTCACTTAGTATTATCCACACAAGACCCTAATGCTGAGAATATTCCAGTAGAATTGAGAAATCAAATATCGGCAGTTTTATACCTTGGAGGTCCAGGTGCTGATAGATTGAAGATGGCCTTTAGCATGTGCGAATTAGAAAACGTTCCTACAGTTTCAGATAGAAAAGGGGAAGCATTATTTTATGCTGACGGGCTGAATTCTGTGGAACCTGTACTGACAATAGTTCCATTCGTTGATGTTAAAACAAAACGAGAATTTTTGCAGGTAGTTAGAAACATACTACCAGTCCACTAA